A region of Lycium barbarum isolate Lr01 chromosome 3, ASM1917538v2, whole genome shotgun sequence DNA encodes the following proteins:
- the LOC132634324 gene encoding uncharacterized protein LOC132634324 yields the protein MKRRYEEKPSAKCQNVKKNGRYSREEKLNRNPSPSASDDSGEENSEIASEEEAEAQNEKEDVMAYKEPTMYDSLLESLRTKRGEYNTDLEESGDDVEEAHGASDDGNEGKALRTSWNLHFTLRCCGSYSLMFSLSETKLLPDALVIESYCWMFHVLYLLLYSIVFEFL from the exons atgaagagaAGATATGAAGAGAAGCCTTCAGCGAAGTGTCAGAATGTGAAGAAAAATGGTCGCTATAGTAGAGAAGAAAAGCTCAATAGAAACCCCTCTCCAAGTGCCTCAG ATGATTCAGGAGAAGAAAACTCAGAGATAGCTTCGGAGGAAGAAGCGGAAGCACAAAATGAGAAAGAAGATGTTATGGCTTATAAGGAGCCAACAATGTATGATAGTTTGTTGGAGTCGTTGag GACAAAACGAGGAGAATATAACACAGACTTAGAAGAAAGTGGAGACGATGTTGAGGAAGCTCATGGTGCCTCTGATGATGGCAATGAAGGTAAGGCCTTAAGGACTAGTTGGAATTTGCATTTTACTCTTCGTTGTTGTGGAAGTTATTCCTTGATGTTTTCCTTATCGGAAACAAAGTTATTGCCTGATGCTTTAGTTATCGAAAGTTATTGCTGGATGTTTCATGTTCTTTATTTGCTCTTATATTCCATAGTCTTTGAGTTTCTTTAG
- the LOC132633181 gene encoding uncharacterized protein LOC132633181: MKRRYEEKPSAKSQNVKKNGRYSREEKLNRNPSPSASDDSGEENSEIASEEEAEAQNEEEDVMAYKEPTMYDSLLESLRTKRGEYNTDSEESGDNVEEAHGASDDGNEGKALRTSWNLHFTLRCCGSYSLMFSLSEKKLLPDALVIEIYCWMFHVLYLLLYSTVFEFL, encoded by the exons ATGAAGAGAAGATATGAAGAGAAGCCTTCAGCGAAGAGTCAGAATGTGAAGAAAAATGGTCGCTATAGTAGAGAAGAAAAGCTCAATAGAAACCCCTCTCCAAGTGCCTCAG ATGATTCAGGAGAAGAAAACTCAGAGATAGCTTCGGAGGAAGAAGCGGAAGCACAAAATGAGGAAGAAGATGTTATGGCTTATAAGGAGCCAACAATGTATGATAGTTTGTTGGAGTCGTTGAG GACGAAACGAGGAGAATATAACACAGACTCAGAAGAAAGTGGAGACAATGTTGAGGAAGCTCATGGTGCCTCTGATGATGGCAATGAAGGTAAGGCCTTAAGGACTAGTTGGAATTTGCATTTTACTCTTCGTTGTTGTGGAAGTTATTCCTTGATGTTTTCCTTATCAGAAAAAAAGTTATTGCCTGATGCTTTAGTTATCGAAATTTATTGTTGGATGTTTCACGTTCTTTATTTGCTATTATATTCCACAGTCTTTGAGTTTCTTTAG